A region from the Desulfoglaeba alkanexedens ALDC genome encodes:
- a CDS encoding FprA family A-type flavoprotein, whose amino-acid sequence MLPVEVKPKVYWVGAVDWNIRDFHGYSTYKGSTYNAYLVVDEKIALFDTVKRPFFETMLENIRKIVDPSKIDYLVVNHVEMDHSGSIPETIAAVGPEKVFCSSMGEKALGEHFHQDGWPLQVVRSGDTLRLGTKTVHFLETRMLHWPDSMFSYLAEDRLLISSDAFGQHWATSERFDDQVERSELMHHAAKYYANILLLYSPLVQKLLATVADMKLEIDTIAPDHGLIWRGNPSAILDAYGRWSRQEAKRKAVVVYDTMWHSTERMAHAVGEGLEQEGVSYKLMSLKHNHRSDVMTEILDAEALVFGSPTLNNGLVPTLADMLCYLKGLKPSGKIGAAFGSYGWSGEAVKLINGELEAMKVERVDPGLSLKYVPGAEGLARCTALGRKIGSAVKARVPE is encoded by the coding sequence ATGCTACCTGTTGAAGTCAAGCCGAAGGTTTACTGGGTGGGGGCGGTCGATTGGAACATCCGGGATTTTCACGGGTATTCCACTTACAAGGGGTCGACCTACAACGCCTACTTGGTAGTGGACGAAAAGATCGCCCTTTTCGACACCGTGAAACGCCCCTTTTTCGAAACTATGCTCGAAAATATCCGCAAGATCGTGGACCCTTCGAAGATCGACTACTTGGTCGTGAACCACGTGGAAATGGATCATTCCGGATCCATTCCCGAAACGATCGCGGCGGTCGGCCCCGAAAAGGTGTTCTGTTCCTCCATGGGTGAGAAGGCCCTGGGGGAGCACTTCCACCAGGACGGATGGCCGCTCCAGGTGGTTCGATCGGGAGACACGTTGCGTCTCGGAACGAAGACGGTGCACTTCCTGGAAACCCGCATGCTCCACTGGCCGGACAGCATGTTTTCCTACTTGGCCGAAGACCGCCTGCTCATCTCAAGCGACGCGTTCGGGCAACACTGGGCCACCAGTGAGCGCTTCGACGACCAGGTGGAGCGTTCCGAACTGATGCATCATGCAGCCAAGTATTACGCCAACATCCTGCTGCTCTATTCCCCCCTGGTCCAGAAACTGCTCGCGACCGTCGCCGACATGAAGCTCGAAATCGACACCATCGCTCCCGATCACGGCCTCATCTGGCGTGGAAACCCGTCCGCCATCTTGGACGCCTACGGCCGGTGGAGCCGCCAGGAAGCCAAGAGGAAGGCGGTGGTCGTCTATGACACCATGTGGCACAGTACCGAAAGGATGGCCCACGCCGTGGGGGAAGGGCTGGAGCAGGAAGGGGTGTCGTACAAGCTCATGAGCCTGAAGCACAACCACCGAAGCGACGTGATGACGGAAATCCTCGACGCCGAAGCCCTCGTTTTCGGCTCCCCCACCCTCAACAACGGCCTTGTGCCCACCCTCGCCGACATGCTGTGTTACCTGAAGGGCCTCAAGCCGTCGGGAAAGATCGGAGCCGCCTTCGGTTCCTACGGCTGGAGCGGCGAGGCGGTGAAGCTCATCAACGGGGAACTCGAGGCCATGAAGGTCGAACGGGTGGACCCGGGACTGAGCCTCAAGTACGTGCCCGGCGCCGAAGGCCTGGCCCGGTGTACGGCCTTGGGCCGCAAGATCGGGAGCGCGGTGAAGGCGCGAGTCCCCGAGTGA
- a CDS encoding cytochrome ubiquinol oxidase subunit I, with amino-acid sequence MDVLMLSRLQFAAATFFHFLFVPLTLGLSVLIAVMETRYVRTGDEQYLKMAKFWGRIFLINFAIGVVTGITLEFQFGTNWARYSRYVGDIFGSLLAIEATAAFFLESTFVAVWALGWNRLSAKAHAVTIWLVALAGNLSAVWILMANAWMQHPVGYTIRNGRAELTDFMAVVTQPFAWHTIVHTVGAAYILSGFFVMAVSAYHLLRRRHVAFFTRSFRMAAAFSLIFSVAVVIQGHLHGSEVAKVQPAKLAAMESLWETRSGAPQFLFSLPDEAGERNRVEIGAIPNLLSLLAYHSPDAEVKGLKAFPPDERPPVTLTFFAFRTMIALGFLFPLLAFWAWLRRNRLLESPRLLKVLMFALPLPYLAAQAGWVVAEVGRQPWVVYGVMKTSDAVSPIAAQQVAVSLAAFVLVYSLLGAAAFYLIGRHARRGPEPSAVES; translated from the coding sequence ATGGACGTCTTGATGCTATCCAGGCTGCAGTTCGCTGCAGCCACCTTCTTTCATTTCCTCTTTGTCCCCCTGACTCTGGGACTGTCCGTCCTCATCGCCGTCATGGAAACCCGCTACGTCCGCACCGGCGATGAGCAGTACCTGAAGATGGCCAAGTTCTGGGGTAGGATCTTTCTCATCAACTTCGCCATCGGCGTGGTGACGGGAATCACCCTGGAATTCCAGTTCGGCACCAACTGGGCGCGGTATTCGCGCTACGTGGGCGATATTTTCGGGTCGCTGCTCGCCATCGAAGCCACCGCCGCGTTTTTCCTCGAATCCACCTTCGTCGCCGTCTGGGCGCTGGGATGGAACCGCCTGAGCGCCAAGGCCCATGCGGTCACCATCTGGCTGGTGGCGCTGGCCGGCAACTTGTCCGCCGTTTGGATCCTCATGGCCAACGCCTGGATGCAGCATCCTGTGGGCTACACCATCCGGAACGGCCGAGCCGAACTCACCGATTTCATGGCGGTGGTGACTCAGCCCTTCGCCTGGCACACCATCGTCCACACGGTGGGCGCCGCCTATATCCTTTCCGGCTTCTTCGTGATGGCGGTGAGCGCCTACCATCTGTTGAGGCGGCGGCACGTGGCCTTTTTCACCCGGTCGTTTCGCATGGCGGCGGCCTTTTCCCTCATCTTTTCCGTCGCCGTGGTGATTCAGGGCCACCTCCACGGCAGTGAAGTGGCCAAGGTGCAGCCCGCCAAGCTGGCGGCCATGGAATCGCTCTGGGAAACCCGTTCGGGGGCGCCTCAGTTTCTCTTCAGCCTCCCCGACGAAGCCGGTGAAAGAAACCGGGTTGAAATCGGAGCCATACCGAACCTGCTGAGCCTCCTCGCCTACCATTCGCCCGACGCCGAAGTGAAGGGCCTGAAGGCGTTTCCCCCGGACGAACGGCCCCCGGTGACCCTCACCTTTTTCGCCTTCCGAACCATGATCGCCCTGGGGTTTCTTTTCCCGCTCCTGGCCTTCTGGGCCTGGCTGCGGCGAAATCGGCTGCTGGAAAGCCCGAGGCTCCTGAAGGTCCTCATGTTCGCCCTGCCGCTCCCCTATCTGGCGGCCCAGGCGGGCTGGGTGGTGGCCGAAGTGGGACGACAGCCCTGGGTGGTTTACGGGGTGATGAAAACGTCCGACGCCGTTTCGCCCATCGCCGCTCAACAGGTCGCCGTGTCCCTGGCGGCGTTCGTCCTGGTCTATTCCCTGCTGGGAGCCGCCGCGTTCTACCTCATCGGCCGGCACGCGCGCCGCGGACCGGAACCGTCGGCCGTGGAATCCTGA
- the cydB gene encoding cytochrome d ubiquinol oxidase subunit II, with protein MLESIWFVLWGVLWAVYFMLDGFDLGLGTLMPVIARNDTERRIVYNAAGPFWDGNEVWLIAAGGVTFAAFPHTYAVMFSGLYSALMLILFALIFRGVAFEFRGKIESPAWRRFWDGCLVVGSFLPAFLFGVAFANLFQGIPIDGEGVYRGTLFTLLNPYGLLGGLLFLCLFLVHGCVWLAVKTEGKLHQRAARFAKTLWAVLAVVAAGFFVATWFATRLYMNYIKNPLLFSIPIVVIPAATVASLLAVRYFVGKGAWWKAWFASATTIVGATFFGLAGLYPNLIPSTLNPTYSMTIYNSASSTLTLKIMLGVALIFVPLAIAYQVWTYRLFRHKVTEADLAYEEAY; from the coding sequence ATGCTGGAGTCCATCTGGTTCGTCCTGTGGGGGGTGCTTTGGGCCGTCTATTTCATGCTGGACGGCTTCGACCTGGGTCTGGGAACCCTCATGCCCGTCATCGCTCGAAACGACACGGAAAGACGCATCGTCTACAACGCGGCCGGACCGTTCTGGGACGGCAACGAAGTCTGGCTCATCGCGGCGGGAGGCGTCACGTTCGCCGCCTTCCCCCATACCTATGCCGTCATGTTCAGCGGCCTCTACTCGGCGCTCATGCTGATCCTGTTCGCCCTGATTTTTCGCGGCGTGGCCTTTGAGTTCCGAGGGAAGATCGAAAGCCCGGCCTGGCGCCGTTTCTGGGACGGGTGCCTTGTCGTGGGAAGCTTCCTCCCGGCCTTTCTGTTCGGTGTTGCTTTCGCCAACCTTTTCCAGGGGATTCCCATCGACGGTGAGGGGGTTTACCGCGGGACTCTCTTCACGCTCCTGAATCCCTACGGCCTGCTGGGCGGGCTGCTCTTCCTTTGCCTGTTCCTGGTCCACGGATGCGTCTGGCTGGCGGTAAAGACCGAAGGCAAGCTGCACCAGCGGGCGGCCCGCTTCGCCAAGACCCTCTGGGCGGTGCTCGCGGTGGTGGCGGCGGGTTTTTTCGTCGCCACCTGGTTCGCAACGCGGCTTTACATGAACTACATCAAGAATCCCCTGCTCTTTTCGATCCCCATCGTGGTGATCCCGGCGGCCACGGTGGCCTCGCTCCTGGCCGTCCGATACTTTGTGGGAAAAGGCGCGTGGTGGAAGGCGTGGTTCGCTTCCGCAACGACCATCGTTGGAGCCACCTTTTTCGGCCTCGCCGGCCTCTACCCGAACCTGATCCCTTCCACCCTGAACCCCACCTACAGCATGACCATCTACAACTCAGCATCCAGTACCCTCACCCTCAAGATCATGCTGGGCGTCGCCCTGATTTTCGTTCCCCTCGCGATCGCCTACCAGGTCTGGACCTACCGCCTGTTCCGGCATAAGGTGACGGAAGCCGATCTCGCCTACGAAGAAGCCTACTGA
- the qrcA gene encoding menaquinone reductase multiheme cytochrome c subunit QrcA — translation MEDVKKGASGKGMGVISFLAGLVLALGLGWGVFPSLLHSKKTQPLNFRHSSHTDQTCEDCHYTRDDGTYSGIPGIDNCIQCHEAPMTESEDERILVEEYIEQGREIPWLVYARQPDNVYFSHAAHKEGMECVRCHRDVMKDETLPVYKENRLTGYSKSTMKMVECEKCHAERGASNACQVCHK, via the coding sequence ATGGAAGACGTGAAAAAAGGCGCATCCGGTAAGGGCATGGGGGTGATCTCCTTTCTGGCGGGACTTGTCCTTGCGCTGGGCCTGGGCTGGGGGGTCTTTCCGAGCCTGTTGCATTCGAAAAAAACACAACCCTTGAATTTCCGTCATTCCAGCCACACGGACCAGACCTGTGAAGACTGCCATTACACGCGGGACGACGGCACCTATTCGGGCATCCCCGGGATCGACAACTGCATCCAGTGTCATGAGGCGCCGATGACGGAAAGCGAGGATGAGCGGATCCTGGTGGAAGAATACATCGAGCAGGGCCGGGAGATCCCCTGGCTGGTTTACGCGCGGCAGCCGGACAACGTCTATTTTTCCCATGCCGCTCACAAGGAAGGCATGGAATGTGTCCGGTGCCACCGGGACGTCATGAAAGACGAGACGCTGCCGGTATACAAGGAAAATCGGCTCACGGGATACAGCAAGTCCACAATGAAGATGGTGGAATGCGAAAAGTGCCATGCGGAACGGGGAGCCAGCAACGCGTGCCAGGTGTGTCACAAGTAG
- a CDS encoding molybdopterin-containing oxidoreductase family protein — protein MSLGRRAFLQFAAGAVGGTLLTPIPWKLADDSAIWTQNWSWRPSPEPGDLTEKATVCRLCDGGCGIRVRLVNGRRAVYIKGNPKHPVNRGGLCPLGAAGLQLLYAPYRVQQPLKQTASRGDLGGFQPISWDDAMKELSTRLGALRSKGTPHSVAAVTGDSRSSMLPLWRQFLTSYGSPNLFTMPSEADSKAVAASLALGRPADIAFALERADYVLSFGAGLLEGWGSCGHMQSIYGSWREQRPGKPPVVLVQVEPRGSITASKADRWIPVNPGTEAALALGIAHVMVREKLYDLDFAAASAFGFEDWFDAWGTKRQGFKNFVLAAYKPAEVSGITGVDPQRIEELAREFARQERAVAVWGQDAGATPNNVYHDLAFLALNALKGNFKRGGLVGLMPEPPLGALPQPVLDAYASHGLSRDRLDRTAPQPPPLSANAFHAFLDVMAREPAYPVEVLLVHEANPAYALSENHLFADAAAKAGLVVSFSSFMDETAVMADLVLPNHAVFERLDDVIGVPGAPFAYYALAAPVLPPRYNTRHTGDVLLTLARFLGGTVAEGLPWESYESFLRERVQGLAAAYRGAVAKDATVQPGRLEAGAPVKTNFKDARDLWNQLQQGYCWYDAPADPMELLQTASGQYEFACQRLAEVLPPIPEDRFLMPQFAPLQPSGDPGEFPLLLMVYSEPALSDGFYANPPFMNKLLPDDLLLGNDLFAQVHPRTAATVGLTEGGRALIRTPRGEAAVRVHLNPAVRPETIAMVRGLGHTAYDEYIQGKGTNAGGLVEVQMDPITGLGTVWATRAQLRRA, from the coding sequence ATGAGTCTAGGGCGAAGAGCATTTTTGCAGTTTGCGGCCGGAGCGGTAGGCGGGACGCTCCTGACTCCCATACCCTGGAAGTTGGCCGACGACTCAGCCATCTGGACACAGAACTGGTCATGGAGACCTTCACCTGAACCCGGCGACCTGACGGAGAAGGCGACCGTGTGCCGGTTGTGCGACGGCGGTTGCGGGATCCGGGTCCGGCTGGTGAACGGCCGCAGGGCCGTCTATATCAAGGGAAACCCGAAGCACCCAGTGAACCGCGGCGGCCTTTGCCCTCTGGGCGCGGCCGGACTGCAGCTCTTGTACGCCCCGTACCGGGTGCAACAGCCGCTCAAGCAGACCGCATCGCGCGGTGACCTGGGCGGGTTCCAGCCGATCAGCTGGGACGATGCGATGAAGGAACTTTCCACGCGTCTGGGCGCGCTTCGATCCAAGGGGACTCCTCATTCCGTCGCCGCCGTGACCGGGGATTCCCGCAGCAGCATGCTGCCTTTGTGGCGGCAGTTTTTGACGTCTTACGGTTCCCCCAATCTTTTCACCATGCCATCTGAAGCCGACAGCAAGGCCGTGGCGGCCTCGCTGGCTCTGGGCCGCCCGGCGGACATCGCCTTTGCCTTGGAACGAGCGGACTACGTCTTGAGTTTCGGGGCCGGCCTGCTGGAGGGTTGGGGGTCCTGCGGGCACATGCAATCGATCTACGGGTCCTGGCGCGAGCAGCGGCCTGGGAAGCCCCCGGTGGTTCTCGTGCAGGTGGAGCCGCGAGGTTCGATCACGGCTTCCAAGGCCGATCGTTGGATCCCCGTCAATCCAGGCACCGAAGCGGCCCTCGCCCTGGGAATCGCCCATGTGATGGTACGCGAAAAGCTTTACGACCTTGACTTTGCGGCCGCATCCGCCTTCGGTTTCGAAGACTGGTTCGACGCCTGGGGGACGAAACGGCAGGGATTCAAGAATTTTGTGCTTGCGGCCTACAAGCCGGCCGAGGTTTCGGGGATCACCGGTGTGGATCCTCAGCGCATCGAAGAACTGGCCCGGGAATTCGCACGGCAGGAACGGGCCGTGGCGGTCTGGGGCCAGGATGCGGGTGCCACCCCGAACAACGTGTACCACGACCTGGCGTTTCTCGCTCTGAACGCCTTGAAGGGGAACTTCAAGCGAGGCGGCCTGGTGGGTCTGATGCCGGAACCGCCGCTGGGAGCCCTCCCGCAGCCGGTGCTCGACGCGTACGCCTCCCACGGCCTGTCCCGGGACCGGCTCGACCGCACTGCGCCCCAGCCGCCTCCTTTAAGCGCGAACGCCTTCCACGCCTTCCTGGACGTCATGGCTCGAGAACCAGCCTATCCCGTCGAGGTGCTGCTGGTGCATGAAGCGAACCCGGCGTACGCGCTTTCCGAAAACCACCTGTTTGCCGACGCGGCGGCCAAGGCGGGCCTCGTGGTATCTTTCTCGTCCTTCATGGATGAAACCGCCGTCATGGCTGACCTGGTTCTTCCCAATCATGCGGTATTCGAGCGGCTGGACGACGTGATCGGCGTGCCCGGTGCCCCCTTCGCCTACTATGCGCTCGCCGCACCGGTTCTTCCGCCGCGGTACAACACGCGGCATACCGGCGACGTGCTGCTCACCCTCGCCCGGTTCCTCGGCGGGACGGTTGCCGAAGGGCTTCCGTGGGAAAGCTACGAGTCGTTCCTGCGGGAAAGGGTGCAGGGGCTTGCCGCCGCCTACAGAGGCGCGGTGGCGAAAGATGCCACGGTTCAGCCGGGAAGGCTGGAGGCGGGTGCGCCGGTGAAGACCAACTTCAAGGACGCCCGGGACCTCTGGAACCAGCTGCAGCAGGGCTACTGCTGGTACGACGCTCCCGCCGACCCGATGGAACTTCTCCAGACGGCTTCAGGCCAATACGAGTTCGCTTGCCAGAGACTGGCCGAAGTGCTTCCTCCCATACCCGAAGACCGGTTCCTTATGCCCCAATTCGCTCCCCTTCAGCCTTCGGGGGATCCCGGCGAATTCCCGCTGCTTCTCATGGTATATTCGGAACCGGCCTTGAGCGACGGGTTCTACGCCAACCCTCCGTTCATGAACAAGCTCCTCCCCGACGACTTGCTCCTGGGAAACGATCTATTCGCCCAGGTCCATCCCAGGACCGCGGCGACGGTCGGCCTGACCGAAGGCGGCCGGGCGCTTATCCGGACGCCTCGAGGCGAAGCCGCCGTGCGCGTCCACCTGAACCCGGCCGTCCGCCCCGAAACGATTGCCATGGTGCGGGGGCTGGGACACACGGCTTATGACGAATACATCCAGGGCAAGGGGACCAACGCCGGCGGTCTCGTCGAAGTGCAGATGGATCCCATAACGGGTCTGGGAACGGTTTGGGCCACCCGCGCCCAACTCCGAAGGGCCTAA
- the qrcC gene encoding menaquinone reductase iron-sulfur cluster-binding subunit QrcC: MSGNGHSEHPESAVRFGMVIDLDKCTGCGACTVACQQENNIAFRPDESNKLRTISWMTLYRLENGQDYPDHRVAYLPRPCMHCDSGHDAPCTFVCPVNATKRDETTGFVNHIPVRCIGCRYCMVACPYHARSFNWWDPKWPETMEAMLNPEVSPRMRGVVEKCTFCHHRYYRARDAARAAGEDPDTVLYTPACAEACPTGAIVFGNLKDPHSEVAELSKDSRAFRLLAKLHTEPKVIYLSRHAWVHKQSDNGL, from the coding sequence ATGAGCGGAAACGGACATTCGGAACATCCTGAAAGTGCGGTGCGTTTCGGCATGGTCATCGACCTGGACAAGTGCACGGGATGCGGCGCCTGCACCGTGGCCTGCCAGCAGGAAAACAACATCGCCTTCCGGCCGGACGAGAGCAACAAGCTGCGCACTATATCGTGGATGACGCTCTACCGGTTGGAAAACGGGCAGGACTACCCCGACCACCGGGTGGCGTACCTTCCGCGGCCCTGCATGCACTGCGATTCGGGTCATGATGCCCCCTGCACCTTCGTATGCCCGGTGAACGCCACCAAGCGCGACGAAACCACCGGATTCGTAAACCACATCCCTGTGCGCTGCATCGGTTGCCGCTACTGCATGGTGGCCTGCCCGTATCACGCCCGAAGCTTCAACTGGTGGGATCCCAAGTGGCCGGAAACCATGGAGGCCATGTTGAACCCGGAGGTGAGCCCCAGGATGCGCGGGGTGGTGGAAAAGTGCACCTTTTGTCACCATCGCTACTACCGCGCCCGGGATGCCGCCCGTGCGGCCGGAGAAGATCCGGACACCGTCCTCTACACGCCCGCCTGCGCCGAAGCGTGCCCGACCGGCGCCATCGTCTTCGGGAACCTCAAGGACCCGCACAGCGAGGTGGCGGAGCTCAGCAAGGACTCCCGGGCCTTCCGGCTTCTTGCCAAGCTTCACACGGAACCCAAGGTGATCTATCTGAGCAGGCATGCATGGGTGCACAAGCAGTCCGACAACGGGCTGTGA
- the qrcD gene encoding menaquinone reductase integral membrane subunit QrcD yields MDKALIPDGLKRCPFPIFALWLLALLAVIGWGVYAGLTVLLKGLNVTGLNNYFGFGLYITVDLAIIALGAGAFFSGFMYYGISRFFPQLKELGKIINLAVIIGFCCYTGALLVLLLEIGQPLRGWFGYWHANVHSMLTEVIFCITCYAIVLVIEFTPIILENRKLDQVKPLHVFGHSLHELMALFALTGTFLSFFHQGSLGGVPGVMFGRPFAYRTGFFIWPWTFFLFTLSAMASGPAFTALVCRLIEKATRKRLVDHNVYLMIAKIQGGLLLAYLIFKGMDTLYWALDTAPSFGQKLTDFYRAPYGMWLLFAELGICGVIPAVILLTPKARENNHLLFLAFFLDCVGIGINRFVMTVQAIAIPVMPFDEWAVYVPTWAEWAPCVAMLCYGAVIVSLSYRYLPVFPQEKELNR; encoded by the coding sequence ATGGATAAGGCACTGATTCCCGATGGATTGAAGCGTTGTCCGTTTCCGATCTTCGCTCTCTGGTTGCTGGCGCTCCTTGCCGTAATCGGCTGGGGCGTTTACGCCGGTCTGACCGTGCTTCTCAAGGGCCTGAACGTGACCGGGTTGAACAATTATTTCGGTTTCGGCTTATACATCACCGTGGACCTGGCCATCATCGCTCTGGGCGCCGGGGCGTTCTTTTCCGGCTTCATGTATTACGGCATCTCGCGCTTCTTCCCGCAGCTCAAAGAACTGGGCAAGATCATCAATCTGGCGGTGATAATCGGGTTCTGCTGTTACACGGGCGCTCTGCTGGTGCTCCTGCTGGAGATCGGCCAGCCGCTCCGCGGCTGGTTCGGCTATTGGCACGCCAACGTCCATTCCATGCTCACCGAAGTGATCTTCTGTATCACCTGCTACGCCATCGTGCTGGTGATCGAGTTCACGCCGATCATCCTGGAAAACCGCAAGCTCGACCAGGTGAAGCCCCTTCACGTTTTCGGCCACAGCCTCCATGAACTCATGGCCCTCTTCGCCCTCACGGGCACGTTTTTGAGCTTCTTCCATCAAGGATCTCTGGGCGGTGTGCCGGGCGTCATGTTCGGCCGCCCCTTCGCCTACCGGACGGGCTTCTTCATCTGGCCCTGGACGTTCTTTTTGTTCACGCTGTCGGCCATGGCGAGCGGCCCGGCCTTCACGGCGCTCGTCTGCCGCCTCATCGAAAAGGCGACCCGAAAGCGCCTGGTCGATCATAACGTGTATCTTATGATCGCTAAGATCCAGGGGGGCCTGCTCCTCGCGTACCTGATCTTCAAGGGCATGGACACCCTTTACTGGGCCTTGGACACCGCGCCAAGCTTCGGACAGAAACTCACCGACTTCTACCGGGCGCCCTACGGCATGTGGCTCCTCTTCGCGGAACTCGGGATCTGCGGTGTCATCCCGGCCGTCATCCTGCTCACCCCCAAGGCGCGCGAAAACAACCATCTGCTGTTCCTGGCCTTCTTCCTGGACTGCGTGGGTATCGGCATCAACCGGTTCGTCATGACGGTTCAGGCCATCGCCATTCCGGTGATGCCCTTCGATGAGTGGGCGGTCTATGTTCCGACCTGGGCCGAATGGGCCCCGTGCGTCGCCATGCTGTGCTACGGCGCCGTGATCGTATCCCTTTCCTACCGGTACCTCCCGGTGTTTCCGCAGGAAAAGGAGTTGAACCGCTAA
- the nadB gene encoding L-aspartate oxidase — MDHQFDFLVIGSGIAGLTFALKAARDATVAIVTKKDKLETSTNYAQGGIASALGPDDSFQLHIEDTLKAGDGLCHEDVVEKVVRSGPDRIRDLVTFGVAFSKSRTDEAFFDLGREGGHSRNRVVHAEDMTGRAIERVLIEAAEANPNIHIFEDHLALDLIVQHDSLRLGTTPLKQHQQCWGAFIFDSKAREIHTFMAHATLLCTGGAGKVYLYTSNPDVATGDGLAMAYRAGARLANLEFVQFHPTCLYHPQAKNFLISEAVRGEGGRLIDRRGNAFMEKYHPMKDLAFRDVVARAIDTEMKRTGDDCVFLDITHRDPAFLKQRFPNIYSKCLSLGIDITRDPIPVVPAAHYMCGGIATNLAGETSLPNLYAIGECACTGLHGANRLASNSLLEAAVFSHEAARCCTERLEAWRRRRFPAVSAEAFPFDAANGNQNEMVLISHNWDDVRRLMWNYVGIVRRDKRLRLAQKHMAQIWLEIREHMPNIQLNSDLVELQNLALVAELIIHCAIARTESRGLHYNLDYPQKDDIHWRKDTVIQRGPYGDPVVQGLAW; from the coding sequence ATGGACCATCAGTTCGACTTTCTGGTCATCGGAAGCGGCATCGCCGGGCTCACCTTCGCCCTCAAGGCCGCCCGGGATGCCACGGTGGCCATCGTCACCAAAAAGGACAAGCTGGAAACCAGCACCAACTATGCTCAGGGCGGCATCGCTTCCGCCCTGGGTCCCGACGACTCGTTCCAGCTCCACATCGAAGACACCCTGAAGGCCGGAGACGGCCTCTGCCACGAAGACGTGGTGGAAAAGGTGGTCCGTTCCGGGCCGGACCGCATCCGCGACCTGGTGACCTTCGGCGTTGCCTTTTCGAAGAGCCGAACCGATGAGGCCTTCTTCGATCTCGGCCGGGAAGGCGGCCACAGCCGCAACCGGGTCGTCCACGCGGAAGACATGACCGGTCGAGCCATCGAACGGGTCCTCATCGAAGCGGCGGAAGCGAACCCCAACATCCACATCTTCGAAGACCACCTGGCCCTGGACCTCATCGTACAGCACGATTCCCTGCGGCTGGGCACCACTCCGCTTAAACAGCACCAGCAATGCTGGGGCGCCTTCATCTTCGACAGCAAGGCCCGCGAAATCCACACGTTCATGGCTCATGCCACCTTGCTGTGCACCGGCGGCGCCGGAAAGGTCTACCTCTATACCAGCAACCCCGACGTGGCCACCGGCGACGGACTCGCCATGGCCTACCGCGCCGGCGCCCGCCTGGCCAACCTGGAATTCGTCCAATTCCATCCCACCTGCCTCTACCACCCCCAAGCGAAAAACTTCCTGATTTCGGAAGCCGTGCGGGGCGAAGGCGGCCGCCTCATCGACCGCCGCGGCAACGCCTTCATGGAAAAGTACCATCCCATGAAAGACCTGGCCTTCCGGGACGTGGTGGCCCGCGCCATCGATACCGAAATGAAACGAACGGGCGACGACTGCGTCTTCCTGGACATCACCCACCGAGATCCGGCATTTCTCAAGCAACGCTTTCCAAACATCTACAGCAAATGCCTGTCTCTGGGAATCGATATCACCCGGGACCCGATACCGGTCGTCCCCGCGGCCCACTACATGTGCGGCGGGATCGCCACAAATCTCGCCGGTGAAACGTCGCTTCCGAACCTCTACGCCATCGGGGAATGCGCCTGCACCGGGCTTCATGGAGCCAACCGCTTGGCGAGCAATTCGCTGCTGGAGGCGGCCGTCTTCTCCCATGAAGCGGCCCGCTGCTGCACCGAACGCCTGGAAGCATGGCGGCGGCGCCGCTTTCCCGCCGTTTCCGCCGAAGCCTTCCCGTTCGATGCGGCCAACGGCAACCAGAATGAAATGGTTCTGATTTCCCATAACTGGGACGACGTCCGGCGTCTGATGTGGAACTACGTGGGGATCGTTCGAAGGGACAAACGCCTGAGGCTGGCTCAAAAACACATGGCCCAGATCTGGCTCGAAATCCGCGAACACATGCCCAACATCCAGCTCAACAGCGACCTGGTGGAACTGCAGAATCTGGCCCTGGTGGCCGAACTGATCATCCATTGCGCCATCGCGAGGACCGAAAGCCGAGGTCTGCACTACAACCTGGATTACCCTCAAAAAGACGACATCCACTGGCGCAAGGACACTGTCATCCAACGCGGACCCTACGGCGATCCCGTGGTGCAGGGCCTCGCGTGGTGA